Genomic DNA from Oryza sativa Japonica Group chromosome 5, ASM3414082v1:
GGTCCCTCAAATCTTCTGGAGCCAAACGCAAGTTTTGCTCAAATGTCTCAGAAGTTGATTGTCTCCCCAATTGTGAAGACACTTGTTTTCAGCAAAGTTCCAGAGAAGGTATGTTCATGTGGTGAATGGAAACTATAATACACTAGTATCTGCTGAACCTGGCTGAACATTACCTTCTGTGCTTTTGATCTATAGGATTCATAAAACTTAGAATTACAACTTGAATGTTTTCCACGGGACGCTACGACCACACATTTTATCCTTTGGGTGTCAATATCTTCAGCTTGTCATTACAAGCTGCCTCTAGTCAGAAGCATTTCCTTTTTCAGTTGCAAACCTGCAATGTGTATGTAAATGAGTCAATCATGAAAAGTTGCATGCCCAGACTAGAATATGAAGCAGCTTTAGGCATCCTTCCTATGTGCTACCATAATTTATGCACTGTCTgactcattatctaaaaaaattgcaCTGGCTGACTTGCAAGTTTTATATACCATTGAAGTGCTGAAGTGGAATGACCTGAGATCCCACCAAGTAGTATTTCTGATATTTctattttgaaaaaataaaaaaaatcttaattttTTGAACTAGCATTTTGGTATTTCACACTTCCCATACATTTCTCCCAATGTCAAGccattgaaaatttgaaatcGTCTGCCTCTGCAGGTGAGAGACTGGGTCGACAGGATCGCTGCAGACTGGCCATTCAGGAGGATAATCCCAGCTCACTTCGCAGCTCCGATTAACGCGAACCGGTCCGACTTCTTGGCTGCCTTTGCTTTCCTAGATGAGTTCCTCCCCGAGCGATCTCCAGCATCGCCCGGCCTCTCACTCCTCTTTGCCTCGCTCATGGGCAAGGCGGCGAGCTACTTCCCCCCTGATGACATGAAGACCCTGTCATCCCTGGACGAGTTCTTGGTTTCAGTTGGTGCTGTCAAGAAGACAGTTTCAGGCAGAAAGCGATGATACGGAGAGATACTGGCAGATGTGTTGTTCATAGTTTTGTGTTGAGATGAGCTTGTTGCTGCTGTACATGGTTAACACTACTaaactgtactccctccatttcacaatttaagtcattctagcatttcccacattcatattgaagttaatgaatctagacatatatatctatctagattcattaacatcaatatgaatgtggaaaatgctaaaatgacttacattgtgaaatggaggaagtatgtaGTTAGCCTTTATCCAGGATTATATTGTATATACCTTACTGCAGTCTATAGAAGAGGCCAAAATGTTTACAACTCAGCTGAACATCTGATGATTCTCTATGACTGGGTCTGGGTCTGGTCTATTTGGCATGACTCCGGCTACAACTTCAGAAAAGTCCAACTAACGGTTTCAGTTCTATCTAAAAAAGAGTGAAGTTGCTGAAGTGATTAAAAAATTAACTAGTGATGTGGAGCAGGTTTAAATCGCTCACTATGTAGCATCTATGTCGATAATTCAAGCATTGTATACGTCATTAGTTCAATTCTTCGTAGGAACTACCCGTGAGCTTGCAAAATATATCTGTTTATTATAAAGAGATTTGTTGTTCCTGACCCTGCTTCACCTCCACAATTTTATTACAGACTACGCTCTTTTGTAGTTAGATTGAGAAGGCCCTATGAGAATTTCTCTTGCCCGGGCTAGCAGAGAGGCATTCATGTTTGTCATTTTAATGGGGGTGGTGGGGTTCAGTTTAGCATTTAGAGAGCACAAGATTAGAATGCTGTGCACGGTGTCTGTGGAGTAATAATTCCTTGTTCAGATCGAGCCAAGTTCAGTTAATGCAGAAGGTCTGCATCCATGAGCCGTCACAAGCCAAAGTACATCATCTTCTGTATCCTCACGCGTCAGACATTAACCCCATTATAACCACTAACCAACGCGTTATACAACTTCTGATCTAAGTGCCCACTCCATCACTTTCCTCAGATAGTACACGCTTTTGCACTACTAACAGCGACTTGTACATGATTTTTTCTTAAAGACACATAGTTAGATCCACATCAACTCTGAAAATGTGAAGAAATAGTAGTTCAAAGCTGCACACAATCACTTATCACTGTATTTTACATGCCTTTGCACTACTAATTGTGACTTATACATGTTCTTTTCCCTAAACAAACATGATTAGCTCCACATCAATTCTGAACTtgtgaagaaatagtagtacaaagCTGCACACGATCACTACTACTACAACTGTATTTTTTCAGACTGAGAATGTGTAAACCTCGATTCCTACTCCACTTTCCTAGTGAGCAAAACCATCAAAACGTCCCCAAAATTAGCACAGCTCATTGCACACGCTCGCTGGacttgtctgaactctgaactcaGAAGTCAGAACTGACATCCTTGTCAGGCAAAGGTAGTTAAGTCAGTTACCATCAAAAGATCTGAAGAACGGTAACATAACGACCAACAGTGACAAATTTTACTGGAGTACGTTAACTCCCTGTAACTGAAGAAGGGTTCAGATTGCAGGCTGTAAAATAAAAACTGGAGCAGTAAATACGAAGGCAGGTCAAAACCGTGAGAGTTAATGCGAAGGGGTGAAACTGACGACGAGCCGCCATTAATTTCTCCAACCTTTTCTCCGTCACAGGATGAGGCAGAGCACCATTTACTCCTCGGCGCCGCGACGCCAACGGCGACGCCGACCACAGGGTGATCATCATCAGATCAGAAGCAAAAGAGCAGGATATATACACACGCATGACCTCATGAACTACTCTCATGTACAGGGTAAAGagatgaaaaaaagaagatgatATGCCTTTGGCTTCTCATTGATGATGTCCAGCCCATCAGCCACAGGGAGAAAGAGATGGATTATGGAAATGACAAATTGTATACAGACGTCACTGCTGCCAGAAAagaacttccaattttttttctttttttctgcatTGAGAAATGCAGGCCAAGAAAGCTACAAGAAACATGGTACTAGATGTTGCCAAGaattgggaggaggaagaagaagaactaGCCTATACATGCAATTCTATCTATGTTATTGTTGCCATGCTGATGTAGTAAGCATCGATCCTCCATTGTAAGTCCTTTCCGAGCTCCAAGAAAGTGCACCCGgaaagcaagaacaagagaggACGACGTCGACGGATGATGAGCCCGGCTGCATGCCGATGTGTCCAAGAAAGCAAGAACTGACCaacgcctcgccgtcgccggcgtcctcaGTTGTGCAGCGGGTTCGGCCCCGTCGGGACGAGCCGCTTGGCGACGCCGTAGCGCAGGTCGACCTCCTCGTcgcgtcccggcggcggcgccggcctgcGGTGGTGGCGCCTGACCCCGCCGCGGTGGCGCATGAGCTCGTGGCAcaggggcagcggcggcacgggcgCCGCCTGCCtggacgagccgccgccgcacacCCTGGCGAGGATCgcgtcgacgtcgacggcggacATCTCCGGGgcccgcggcgggcgcggctgctgctgcgcggaggcgaggacgagcAGCGACGCCAAGaagacggcgcgggcgacgctccagctccaccgccACGGCGCGGACGGCGCCAATCCCCCCATGGCCACGGCGCCCCTTCTTGgtcaggggagagagagagaggaagaaagaagcCAAGCTCAagaagacgacggcgcgcggcgatggcttGGCTGGTGGCCGCgggcgatgatgatgatgagatgaGACGGGGACGCGCGGCGCGGGGGAGGTGGGCTTTAAAGGCAGCGGTGTGAGGTGCATGAGGAAGCTGGAAAAACAAGCAACGGCTGCTAGCTGCTGTGCTGAGGTGATGGGCGGGCTGATGGGGTGATGGCTCGGTCGCTCGCGGAGTCGCGGGATCCCCGATTTCCCAACTAAATTTCGGGTGGAAAAAACGAAGCGAGACGGGCAGTTTtccccgtgcgcgcgcgtgTACGGGGGTTAGTACGTACGCGGAGAGGAGGAACCCAACACCCGTGACGCCGTGAGGACGCGGAACTCGACCGGGGCCGGGATGACACACACAGCCGGGTCCGGGCCAGTTCACCGCGAAAGCGGAAACGCAATGCCGACAGAATATTTCGCTACAGTCGGTTACGTGAAGGCTGCAGGGAGAAAACTAAACGGAGGGCCAGTTTTCACCGCACGGATGCTGCTCGCCAAAGGTCCATCAGAATGGCAGTGTTCATCACCGCACTGATGCTGCTAGCTGAAGGTCCATTTAGAATGCTCATTCGCTTGGCAGATTTGGTTTGttcttttaaactttttttaaaaaaataacgaaTAGCACGAGATAGTATGTTTCATATCGATATGCCGGGAAAAAATTACAAAGACTACAACTCGAAAAGGTTATTGTTagaaaaagggaaaacaaaACACACCACCACTTGCTTTAAACTTTGAGATAATCCAAAAAATGTCACTGACAGGCGTCCAAATCCAAGAAATAATATCGACAAGTTTGAGTTCCAAAAAATACCATTGTACAAGCGATTTTATCCAAAAATACCATTGTTGTTAGGATTCCATCCATACCGCACCATTAAGTGCTACAGGATGAACAATGTA
This window encodes:
- the LOC107278630 gene encoding uncharacterized protein → MGGLAPSAPWRWSWSVARAVFLASLLVLASAQQQPRPPRAPEMSAVDVDAILARVCGGGSSRQAAPVPPLPLCHELMRHRGGVRRHHRRPAPPPGRDEEVDLRYGVAKRLVPTGPNPLHN